One genomic segment of Vibrio penaeicida includes these proteins:
- a CDS encoding phage tail protein, with the protein MIRFKGTLSDAGGHTLAYAVVELVSSQNAGHALVFSGTQIKTDQHGYYEFSVKTGEYDVYAQVNQRRDVEYLGRIILNADVTGELTIEQALALTAPILPESVLEVRQHLANIQRLSSQVQSQHDTVQRSLGTVGQHADQVSVWAQQTHTQADRALGHANLASEQSTLATQQATRAQTQASAASDSARLAQEAKVALDGAVDRFELKNNAATDSDIDQKAVFSKFVRLPQFWRAFRAFLSQRFDGASTDLAVSEKALSAGLDTKWTFTLAKTNRYGATVLSHDYDSDIQYKAVTPFALKSGLDWVRYTTGLALDGKQDKGVVVAHDHDERYLPKQGPAVAVAQNTDTSWKPADGGLRCNSTSAGTFAPNADYCDYLTWGHRGGAKYYHALFVSHAFPSRLQFATSRAAGQANWSTKSLAFTDEFYGRQASDNRYLLKAEKASDAQRLDGIDATGFGRAYSASLTTGAGDWTTAQFVTYLQGQGCFDSPYWFTKCSWSYANNKRITDLGSALGHIHLAGCVIEVLGSAAHYMIRVTTPSTTTGGAVANADYLYVDHGSGYAPGWRRGYNSRIKPTAAEVGAYSRSESDHRFLSAAANDSFSGDLVSTARNRGLFGVYDASKTDHIWSMGAAYRNSSTGADFGNLYGLAYKHTNNPTGGTMAGGHQAVWCDNGVPKAALGHDGVWGTHVYDGSGSARKRVYSPNNLRTALDDICPAWVPRPSPLSTVPSGYLECRGQTFDLNAYPSLASAYPSGQLPDLRAHVIKGWDNGRGVDAGRAILSSQGDAMRNLTGNIIGISESFGWSGSANGAFIKSSNAPNLGATPSNTDRNNCGTVNFNASRQVPIANEVRVKNIAFMYIVRAA; encoded by the coding sequence ATGATCCGTTTTAAAGGCACACTCTCAGACGCCGGTGGTCATACGCTGGCTTATGCTGTGGTGGAGTTGGTATCCAGCCAAAATGCAGGGCATGCCTTGGTGTTTTCCGGCACGCAAATCAAGACCGACCAACATGGGTACTATGAGTTTTCCGTGAAAACGGGGGAGTACGATGTGTATGCTCAGGTCAATCAGCGACGCGATGTTGAATATCTGGGTAGGATAATCCTCAACGCGGACGTGACAGGTGAGCTAACCATTGAACAGGCGTTAGCACTGACTGCGCCCATATTACCGGAATCCGTGCTGGAAGTGCGCCAGCACCTGGCGAATATCCAACGCTTGTCGTCTCAGGTACAGAGTCAACATGATACGGTGCAACGGAGTCTTGGTACGGTAGGGCAACATGCCGATCAAGTGTCCGTATGGGCGCAACAAACTCATACACAAGCGGATCGAGCGCTGGGGCACGCAAATCTTGCCTCAGAGCAATCAACCCTTGCCACTCAACAGGCGACACGTGCACAAACGCAAGCGTCGGCGGCGTCCGACAGCGCGCGACTGGCTCAGGAAGCTAAAGTGGCGCTGGATGGCGCGGTGGATCGGTTTGAATTGAAAAACAATGCCGCGACGGACAGCGACATTGATCAGAAAGCGGTGTTTTCGAAATTCGTTCGTTTACCGCAATTTTGGCGCGCATTTCGTGCCTTCCTGAGTCAACGCTTTGATGGAGCCAGCACCGATTTGGCGGTGTCGGAAAAAGCCCTATCGGCGGGGTTGGACACCAAATGGACCTTTACATTAGCCAAGACCAATCGATATGGGGCGACGGTTCTTAGCCACGATTATGACAGCGACATTCAGTATAAAGCGGTCACCCCATTCGCACTAAAAAGCGGGCTAGATTGGGTAAGGTACACCACGGGATTGGCTCTGGATGGTAAGCAGGATAAAGGGGTCGTGGTCGCCCATGATCATGATGAACGCTATTTGCCGAAACAAGGACCTGCGGTCGCTGTAGCGCAAAATACCGACACCAGCTGGAAACCGGCGGACGGTGGACTGCGTTGCAACAGTACCAGTGCCGGAACGTTTGCCCCAAATGCGGATTATTGTGACTACCTCACGTGGGGTCATCGTGGTGGTGCTAAGTATTACCACGCCTTATTTGTGAGTCATGCCTTCCCCAGTCGATTGCAATTTGCTACCTCCCGCGCTGCTGGGCAGGCGAATTGGAGCACCAAATCGCTGGCGTTTACCGATGAATTCTATGGTCGTCAAGCGTCGGACAATCGGTATTTATTAAAAGCGGAAAAAGCCTCCGATGCTCAACGACTGGATGGGATTGATGCCACTGGATTTGGTCGTGCTTATAGCGCGAGCTTAACCACAGGGGCGGGCGATTGGACAACGGCGCAGTTCGTCACCTACCTACAAGGGCAGGGGTGTTTTGATTCGCCCTACTGGTTCACCAAATGTTCTTGGAGCTACGCCAATAACAAGCGCATTACCGATCTCGGGAGCGCCTTAGGACACATTCACCTTGCTGGCTGTGTGATTGAAGTGCTCGGCAGTGCCGCCCACTACATGATCCGAGTGACCACACCCTCTACGACCACGGGCGGGGCTGTGGCGAATGCAGACTACCTTTACGTGGATCACGGCTCTGGGTACGCTCCGGGCTGGCGACGTGGCTACAATTCTCGTATCAAACCGACGGCGGCAGAAGTTGGCGCTTACAGTCGTTCAGAGTCCGATCATCGGTTTTTAAGTGCCGCTGCCAACGACTCGTTCAGCGGTGACCTTGTCTCAACGGCTCGCAATCGGGGACTATTCGGGGTTTACGATGCGTCCAAAACCGACCACATTTGGTCCATGGGGGCGGCGTACCGCAACAGCTCAACCGGAGCGGATTTTGGTAATTTGTATGGGCTGGCCTACAAACACACCAACAACCCAACTGGTGGCACCATGGCGGGGGGACACCAAGCCGTTTGGTGTGACAATGGCGTCCCCAAAGCGGCACTCGGACACGACGGTGTGTGGGGGACACACGTGTATGACGGCTCTGGCAGTGCTAGAAAACGCGTCTACAGTCCCAACAATTTACGAACGGCACTGGACGATATTTGTCCCGCTTGGGTACCGCGCCCATCTCCGTTATCAACTGTTCCAAGTGGTTATCTGGAATGCCGAGGACAAACTTTTGATTTAAATGCGTACCCATCCCTCGCCAGCGCTTACCCAAGCGGACAACTTCCGGATTTGAGAGCGCATGTCATTAAAGGTTGGGACAATGGGCGGGGTGTGGACGCTGGTCGAGCTATTCTTTCGTCACAGGGGGATGCTATGAGGAACTTAACTGGTAACATCATTGGTATCAGTGAATCATTCGGTTGGAGCGGCAGTGCCAATGGAGCGTTTATTAAATCTTCCAATGCACCCAACCTGGGGGCGACGCCAAGTAATACCGACCGTAATAATTGCGGTACCGTCAACTTTAACGCGTCACGTCAGGTGCCTATTGCCAATGAAGTTCGAGTAAAAAATATTGCCTTTATGTACATAGTGAGGGCGGCGTAA
- a CDS encoding terminase translates to MSVVEDIKARLGDRWWRLNHLYKIENEKGELVPFVLRPAQQRLLTQMWWLNLILKARQMGFSTAIDIFLLDEALFNANLKCGIIAQDKTSAGEIFRTKVEVPFDNLPSWLKRRFRVLSRRSGASGGYILFGHQSSIQVGTSFRSGTVQRLHISEHGKICAKYPEKAREVRTGTLNTIHPDCIAFIESTAEGVGGDFHTMTMRALALSHHDAALSRMDWKFHFFPWWQEPKYQLPVPTSELVLSRHHMDYFVAIERAANTTLSDEQKQWYIQKEAEQREEMKQEFPSTPIEAFLVSGRRVFSATDTMHAEAHCEAPILLYDMEPQTGRRTKSHLPTRLDAQGQQTLMNRLLIWELPDDEDYAMGIDIAEGLEHGDRSSIDVVKQSTGEQVAHWFGYLDVERLAMLTAHIAQWYRNAFVGPERNNHGHAFILKLKELYPPSRIYAEQLIDRDSEDETERLGWLTTRHSKPILTEGLKSLLSDQQSGIRWVGTVSEIHTFVYDARGSMNAQEGCYDDQLMSYMIAQEMRVRMPVRRPSDELPTRKAHWMTH, encoded by the coding sequence ATGAGTGTGGTGGAGGACATCAAGGCGCGACTCGGTGACCGTTGGTGGCGTTTGAACCACTTGTACAAGATTGAAAATGAGAAAGGGGAGTTGGTGCCGTTTGTGCTTCGACCGGCTCAACAGCGTTTACTGACCCAAATGTGGTGGCTGAACCTGATCCTTAAAGCACGCCAAATGGGCTTCTCGACGGCCATTGACATCTTTTTGCTGGATGAGGCGCTGTTCAACGCAAACCTCAAATGTGGGATCATCGCGCAAGACAAAACGTCGGCTGGGGAGATCTTCCGCACCAAAGTCGAGGTTCCCTTTGATAATTTGCCTTCCTGGCTTAAACGTCGATTTCGTGTTCTGTCCAGACGCAGTGGTGCTTCTGGGGGATACATTCTGTTTGGGCATCAGTCGAGCATCCAAGTGGGGACGTCGTTTCGCTCTGGGACCGTGCAGCGACTTCATATTTCGGAGCACGGTAAAATCTGTGCAAAGTACCCAGAAAAAGCTCGGGAAGTTCGCACCGGAACACTCAATACCATTCACCCAGATTGCATTGCTTTTATTGAAAGTACGGCCGAAGGGGTGGGCGGGGACTTTCACACTATGACGATGCGTGCGTTAGCACTGAGCCACCATGATGCGGCGTTATCTCGAATGGACTGGAAGTTTCATTTTTTCCCGTGGTGGCAGGAGCCCAAATATCAGTTGCCAGTGCCAACATCGGAGTTGGTGCTCAGTCGTCACCATATGGATTATTTTGTTGCCATCGAGCGTGCCGCCAACACCACATTGAGTGACGAACAAAAGCAGTGGTACATCCAAAAAGAGGCGGAACAAAGAGAGGAAATGAAACAGGAGTTTCCTTCCACGCCCATCGAAGCGTTTCTGGTGTCGGGGCGTCGAGTGTTCAGTGCGACCGATACGATGCACGCTGAAGCCCATTGCGAAGCTCCCATCTTGCTGTACGACATGGAGCCACAGACCGGTCGGCGCACTAAGTCCCATTTGCCAACAAGGTTGGATGCGCAAGGTCAGCAGACGCTGATGAATCGACTGCTGATTTGGGAGTTGCCCGATGATGAGGATTACGCCATGGGGATCGATATCGCGGAAGGTCTGGAGCACGGTGATCGCAGTTCGATTGACGTGGTAAAGCAGAGTACGGGAGAGCAAGTGGCACACTGGTTTGGGTATTTAGATGTGGAAAGGCTGGCGATGTTGACGGCGCATATCGCTCAGTGGTACCGAAATGCGTTTGTGGGACCGGAGCGCAACAATCATGGGCATGCCTTTATTCTTAAGCTTAAGGAGCTCTATCCTCCCTCTCGGATCTATGCTGAGCAGCTGATTGACCGTGATAGCGAAGACGAGACCGAGCGTCTTGGTTGGCTGACTACGCGTCACAGCAAGCCCATATTGACGGAAGGTTTGAAGTCATTACTGTCCGACCAACAAAGTGGGATCCGTTGGGTGGGTACGGTCTCCGAAATTCACACCTTTGTGTACGACGCCAGAGGCAGTATGAATGCACAGGAAGGGTGCTATGACGACCAGTTGATGAGCTACATGATTGCTCAGGAAATGCGAGTCCGGATGCCAGTGCGTCGCCCTAGCGACGAACTGCCAACACGGAAAGCCCATTGGATGACCCACTGA
- a CDS encoding portal protein — MSDTSSSRHRHLLAFMADIDAQPPWRSNANIAHAYYEGDQLPQAVMEKLRERGQPETLHNLIAPAVDGVLGMEAKTRTDLMVTADEPDDQIEALAEGLNSLFADAARLGRLDKARSEAYAGQIKCGIGLVEVYRNPNPLGARYKIKYVPRDEVYWDWLSTECDWSDCRWIMRQRWIDVDDLMSLLPSKAPIIKHAINGWEGFIETDLAEGIEPDLMSAWEEYQGWSRSHTEYLSQDRQRIRLQIIYRRHIERAPILRLPSGRRIVFSKNNPIHKSALALGKAQLESGQISHIKEYWYAGPHFLGSRPSHAPQGMFPIVPFFGYRKDGSGEPYGLISRAIPAQNEVNLRRIKLTWLLQAKRVIMDEDATNMSRVQVLEEVEKPDGLITLNSDRRHRKSLSDTFQVEQDFAVASQQFQVMQESMKLIQDTMGIYSAFLGQEGAAESGVAIANLVEQGATTLAEINDNYRFGCQLVGELLLGYLIEDLKGVRNHRVVINRDDKHKRKTVIINEETPEGLSNDISRLRSHVALAPIQQTTAYKAQLADRMMKLTAQLPPDVQAAVIDLVAELSDIPNKSEFMERVRGALNVPKAEQDMTPDERAQFLADQVARQAQLDLQMREMKANVDKLEAEALKTRATAGRETMSTQSQHYANAKTQAETAKLLKEIDKLSQDIALLQQQFSEHLQRQIDDIALS, encoded by the coding sequence ATGTCGGACACGTCCTCATCTCGCCATCGTCACTTACTGGCGTTCATGGCGGACATTGATGCCCAGCCTCCTTGGCGCAGCAACGCCAACATCGCCCATGCGTATTATGAGGGTGATCAGTTGCCTCAAGCCGTGATGGAAAAATTGCGAGAGCGCGGTCAGCCAGAAACCTTACACAATCTGATTGCTCCGGCGGTCGACGGTGTACTGGGAATGGAAGCCAAAACACGAACGGATTTGATGGTTACGGCGGACGAACCCGATGACCAGATTGAAGCGTTGGCGGAAGGGTTGAATTCGTTGTTTGCGGATGCAGCGCGGCTCGGTCGACTCGATAAAGCCCGATCCGAAGCGTACGCGGGTCAAATCAAGTGTGGTATCGGATTGGTGGAAGTGTATCGCAACCCTAACCCGTTAGGGGCGCGGTACAAAATCAAGTATGTCCCTCGAGATGAAGTGTATTGGGATTGGCTATCTACCGAATGCGATTGGTCCGATTGTCGTTGGATCATGCGTCAACGATGGATTGATGTGGATGATCTGATGTCGCTGCTGCCAAGCAAAGCACCGATCATCAAACACGCCATCAATGGCTGGGAAGGATTCATTGAGACCGACTTGGCCGAAGGCATCGAGCCGGATCTGATGAGTGCGTGGGAAGAGTATCAAGGGTGGAGCCGAAGCCATACCGAATACCTGAGCCAAGACAGACAGCGAATTCGCTTGCAAATCATCTATCGCAGACACATTGAACGGGCGCCCATTCTGCGTTTGCCTAGCGGTCGACGCATCGTGTTCAGCAAAAACAACCCGATACATAAAAGTGCACTGGCGCTGGGTAAAGCTCAACTGGAATCGGGGCAGATCAGTCATATCAAAGAATACTGGTACGCCGGACCGCACTTCTTAGGCAGTCGCCCAAGCCATGCCCCGCAAGGGATGTTCCCGATTGTGCCGTTTTTTGGCTACCGAAAAGACGGCTCAGGCGAGCCTTATGGCTTAATTTCACGCGCGATCCCCGCCCAAAATGAGGTCAACCTTAGACGCATTAAGCTGACTTGGTTGCTGCAAGCTAAACGGGTCATTATGGATGAAGATGCGACGAACATGAGTCGGGTTCAAGTCCTAGAGGAAGTCGAAAAGCCAGACGGCTTGATCACATTAAATTCTGATCGCCGTCATCGAAAAAGCCTCAGTGATACCTTTCAAGTGGAACAAGACTTTGCGGTTGCGTCGCAACAGTTTCAAGTGATGCAAGAGTCAATGAAGCTCATACAAGACACCATGGGGATATACTCCGCGTTTCTCGGGCAGGAGGGCGCGGCAGAGTCTGGCGTGGCGATCGCCAATTTGGTGGAGCAGGGGGCGACGACACTGGCGGAAATCAATGACAATTATCGGTTTGGCTGCCAGTTGGTGGGGGAATTGCTGTTGGGGTATTTGATTGAAGATCTCAAAGGCGTCCGAAATCACCGTGTTGTGATCAATCGAGATGACAAACACAAACGCAAAACGGTGATCATCAATGAAGAAACGCCAGAGGGGCTGAGCAATGACATTTCCCGGCTCAGGTCGCACGTTGCGCTTGCCCCCATTCAACAAACCACAGCGTATAAGGCGCAACTGGCGGATAGGATGATGAAACTTACGGCTCAATTGCCGCCAGACGTGCAAGCGGCGGTTATCGATTTGGTGGCAGAGCTGTCGGATATCCCGAACAAATCGGAATTCATGGAACGGGTGAGAGGAGCACTCAATGTGCCGAAAGCGGAGCAGGATATGACACCAGACGAGCGAGCGCAATTTCTCGCGGATCAGGTCGCTCGGCAGGCACAGCTTGATCTGCAAATGCGAGAAATGAAGGCGAACGTCGATAAATTGGAGGCGGAGGCATTGAAAACCCGCGCCACAGCGGGCAGAGAGACCATGTCCACCCAAAGTCAGCACTATGCGAATGCCAAAACGCAAGCAGAGACAGCGAAACTCCTTAAAGAGATTGACAAACTCAGCCAAGACATCGCCCTGCTCCAACAGCAGTTTTCTGAGCACCTGCAAAGGCAGATTGACGATATTGCATTATCTTGA
- a CDS encoding phage tail tip fiber protein, whose amino-acid sequence MRSSPLIAQLSQADESHSHALNQLDRQGSQAYRSLWAHKVSAGDITAGIGLVAGTNGLSQVAIAATQVFVFDPNRRSPALQPAFAIDNGQVVIPKALIETATVQVLNAQTIVADEVKAGIAMTAPTLTGAVINGAELNVGSGGPYQGYHTRITHDGRVYTDHLIASGGEVDRLTVGRDCVFKGRLEAASGTFHGTVNASKVVGSKVLVAQGSTDIPSRTGDMDRYGFQWDYAQPVDTGFVASAWGDSRRTYVVECHITGGVEAHNWVAISYPATIWWSVKADRPYIVTRWTTPATLFFQLSFGTARCRARAQTRATWKVYELL is encoded by the coding sequence ATGCGCAGCTCACCACTGATTGCACAGTTAAGTCAGGCTGATGAGAGTCATAGTCATGCGCTCAATCAACTCGATAGACAGGGCAGTCAAGCCTATCGTTCCCTCTGGGCGCACAAAGTCAGTGCGGGTGACATCACTGCAGGGATCGGATTGGTGGCGGGCACCAACGGTCTCTCACAAGTGGCCATTGCCGCGACGCAAGTGTTTGTGTTTGATCCCAACCGCCGATCGCCGGCATTGCAGCCTGCATTCGCCATCGACAACGGGCAAGTGGTCATTCCCAAAGCCCTGATTGAGACGGCTACGGTTCAAGTGCTGAACGCGCAGACCATTGTGGCGGATGAAGTCAAAGCGGGCATTGCGATGACCGCGCCCACTTTAACCGGTGCTGTCATTAACGGGGCGGAGCTCAATGTCGGGTCGGGGGGACCGTACCAAGGTTACCACACCCGTATTACCCACGATGGGCGCGTGTACACCGATCATTTGATTGCGTCCGGTGGGGAGGTGGATCGGTTAACGGTGGGGCGTGACTGTGTGTTCAAAGGTCGGCTAGAAGCTGCCAGCGGGACGTTCCACGGTACGGTTAATGCGAGCAAGGTGGTGGGCTCAAAAGTCTTGGTGGCGCAGGGGAGCACGGATATCCCGTCTCGTACCGGAGACATGGATCGGTATGGGTTCCAGTGGGACTACGCACAGCCAGTTGATACGGGGTTTGTGGCGTCGGCGTGGGGCGATAGTCGACGGACTTACGTGGTGGAGTGCCACATTACAGGCGGTGTTGAAGCGCATAACTGGGTAGCCATCAGTTATCCTGCCACCATCTGGTGGTCGGTCAAAGCGGATCGCCCTTACATAGTGACGCGTTGGACAACGCCTGCAACGTTATTTTTTCAATTGAGTTTTGGTACCGCGCGATGTCGAGCACGCGCGCAAACACGCGCCACCTGGAAAGTGTATGAGCTGCTCTGA
- a CDS encoding N4-gp56 family major capsid protein has translation MTTITKEQARKIQQVALYTASLRHRSFVNMLTEASPKRAKGDKKKRERQTSPHAPIVRVTDLSKSAGDTVDMQIVHNLSKRPTMGDRKIAGRGESLDFTSFELSINQGRHQVDAGGKMSQQRTVHDLRQTARTLLGPYFNNLQDQVATFQFAGARGDYLHDDVIVPLEGHDEFREIMVNDLMPPTYDRHFFGGDATAFELLDQADQFSLGTVDNLCLYLEEMAHPLQPIRYHGDELSGDEPFYLLMVTPRQWHDWKQTTTYKDWQQLAANALNRARNFKHPVFSGECAMRGNILVRKYKGIPVRFNAGSRVKVSDNTDHASVSDKVAGTTIDRGMLIGGQAVATAWGKTQHGSQFSIHEEKVDAGNRTEITIGWMNGLKKIRFADKQGRVNDHGVIALDTAVSG, from the coding sequence ATGACCACCATCACTAAGGAGCAGGCGCGAAAGATACAGCAAGTTGCGCTGTATACCGCGAGCCTGCGTCACCGAAGCTTTGTCAACATGTTGACCGAAGCGTCACCCAAAAGGGCCAAGGGCGACAAGAAAAAACGGGAGAGGCAAACCTCTCCCCATGCCCCTATTGTCCGAGTCACCGATCTCAGCAAGAGTGCAGGGGACACTGTGGACATGCAGATTGTCCATAATTTGTCCAAACGCCCAACCATGGGGGATCGCAAGATTGCTGGACGAGGTGAATCACTGGATTTCACCAGCTTTGAGCTCAGCATCAATCAAGGGCGTCATCAAGTGGATGCGGGCGGTAAAATGTCGCAGCAACGTACGGTTCACGACCTGCGTCAAACCGCGAGAACTCTGCTGGGACCTTATTTCAATAACCTGCAAGATCAGGTTGCCACGTTTCAATTTGCGGGTGCGAGAGGAGATTACCTCCATGACGATGTCATTGTGCCGCTAGAGGGGCATGATGAATTTCGAGAAATCATGGTCAATGATCTGATGCCGCCTACCTATGACCGTCATTTCTTTGGGGGGGATGCCACCGCATTTGAGCTGTTGGATCAGGCTGACCAGTTCAGTTTGGGCACGGTCGACAACCTGTGTTTGTATCTGGAAGAAATGGCGCATCCATTGCAGCCGATCCGATACCACGGGGATGAATTGTCTGGGGATGAACCGTTTTACCTGCTAATGGTGACGCCAAGGCAGTGGCACGATTGGAAGCAAACCACCACTTACAAAGATTGGCAGCAACTGGCGGCGAACGCCTTGAATCGCGCGAGGAACTTCAAGCACCCCGTTTTCTCTGGTGAATGTGCGATGCGCGGTAACATCTTAGTGCGCAAATACAAAGGGATCCCCGTACGATTTAATGCAGGTTCTCGTGTGAAAGTGTCGGATAACACCGACCACGCCAGTGTCTCGGACAAAGTGGCGGGCACCACCATTGATCGAGGCATGCTCATCGGTGGGCAAGCCGTCGCGACGGCGTGGGGGAAAACGCAACACGGCAGTCAGTTTTCCATTCATGAAGAGAAAGTGGATGCGGGCAACCGCACTGAAATCACCATCGGTTGGATGAATGGGCTGAAGAAAATTCGTTTTGCGGACAAACAAGGGCGAGTCAATGACCATGGCGTTATTGCTCTCGATACCGCAGTAAGTGGATAA
- a CDS encoding phage adaptor protein, with protein sequence MALVSELIGRVSRELVDERYTRWSKPTHISNLNDAIASILLLRPDLGRVTDTTQVLADTGRVQLPVNAYKLLSVNHVNGYALQYVDLYRLNQNYPNWRTLKDPQPTNWTRNDHDDLSYFLFPTPSVPVSVEHEYARQTRIQSETEAFPLPVIYEVMVFDFMMYRAYSKDGQNESEHNKALHHLQSFQLLLTGKSQTDTTDDERIRLSETPR encoded by the coding sequence ATGGCTCTTGTGTCTGAACTGATTGGGCGCGTATCCCGAGAATTGGTGGATGAGCGCTATACCAGATGGAGTAAACCCACCCATATCAGCAATTTGAACGACGCCATTGCCTCGATACTTTTGCTCCGTCCCGATCTGGGTCGCGTGACGGACACGACTCAAGTGTTAGCCGATACCGGACGCGTTCAGTTGCCAGTCAATGCGTACAAATTGCTGTCTGTTAATCACGTGAATGGCTACGCACTGCAATACGTGGATCTGTATCGTCTGAATCAGAATTACCCCAATTGGCGCACGCTCAAAGATCCCCAGCCCACCAACTGGACTCGCAACGATCATGATGACCTGTCGTATTTCTTGTTTCCCACGCCCAGTGTACCAGTCTCTGTTGAGCACGAGTATGCTCGTCAAACTCGGATCCAGAGTGAAACCGAGGCTTTTCCTCTGCCTGTCATCTATGAGGTGATGGTGTTTGATTTCATGATGTACCGGGCGTATTCCAAAGACGGTCAGAACGAGAGTGAACACAATAAAGCCCTGCATCACTTGCAGTCGTTCCAATTGCTATTAACAGGCAAAAGCCAGACCGACACAACAGACGATGAGCGGATCCGCTTGAGTGAGACGCCAAGATGA